One stretch of Halobacillus litoralis DNA includes these proteins:
- a CDS encoding EGFR-like transmembrane domain-containing protein: protein MSKFGQVFVVIFMVTILTACVEGDLKLKINKDGSGEHTITAGVEDDTLSRFGNRAENTMNSVSEELESKGYEVESYHKSGFTGFRAKKNFEDVQEMEILPVSSGMTEAGVAPAIGNVPVEMTTEGGIFTTTYKVEAELDLSNSGVIGGMQSLVADQLDLTFTLDLPIKPKSHNADRVDGDVLQWDIRAAGETNMMVEMVVPNVKNIIIAGVAAVVVLGLIFFLIRKRRRN from the coding sequence ATGAGTAAATTCGGACAAGTTTTCGTAGTGATTTTTATGGTCACTATTTTGACGGCGTGCGTGGAAGGGGACTTGAAACTGAAGATTAATAAAGATGGAAGCGGTGAACATACGATCACGGCAGGCGTTGAAGATGACACGTTGAGTCGCTTCGGAAACCGCGCTGAGAATACGATGAATTCCGTTTCAGAAGAGCTTGAGTCAAAAGGTTACGAAGTGGAATCTTATCATAAGAGCGGCTTTACTGGTTTTCGGGCTAAAAAGAACTTTGAGGATGTGCAGGAGATGGAAATCCTGCCTGTGTCGAGTGGTATGACAGAAGCAGGTGTTGCGCCTGCGATTGGCAACGTTCCAGTCGAGATGACGACAGAAGGGGGTATTTTTACAACGACATACAAAGTGGAAGCAGAACTCGACCTCTCGAATTCAGGGGTCATCGGAGGCATGCAGTCACTTGTTGCGGATCAGTTGGATCTTACGTTTACCCTTGACCTTCCTATAAAACCGAAGTCTCATAATGCTGACCGTGTGGATGGAGATGTATTGCAATGGGACATCCGGGCAGCTGGTGAAACGAACATGATGGTGGAAATGGTTGTACCGAACGTGAAAAACATCATCATTGCAGGGGTGGCAGCAGTAGTTGTATTAGGACTGATCTTCTTCCTTATTCGAAAACGACGCCGGAATTAA
- a CDS encoding DASH family cryptochrome, whose amino-acid sequence MDSCVIVWFRNDLRVHDHRPLLHASSHGLPVLGVYVFDPGQYQNLSYGFPKTGKHRTQFIRESVADLRQNLKQLGVPLLVRHGSPEEVFTSISESFTIQEIFLHEEIGSEERSIERKVRERLPHTTFTIDRGHNLYPPEDLPFNISELPDTFSQFRKVLGKNGLPGLTEISIPSSIRGSHLPMNVPEGDIPTLQELGLEELDRPPRYPGGSSKAKDRLLHYIFKADRLKVYKETRNGMLKEDDSSKFSPYLANGCLSPKVVLDQIRTYERKHGKNESTYMLYFELLWRDYFHLVHRKYGDRIFYPAGIKGDRIPWDDDQELLHCWMDGMTGYPLVDAAMRELKQTGFMSNRARQNVASFFTKNLGLDWRIGAAWFESQLVDFDVASNYGNWLYIAGVGNDAVPFRAFNVEKQALDYDPDGSYLRYWLPELRDLPAPWIHQPREMGMLEQEQYGVRLGEDYPLPVVDLHESMRIRKQVFEQAQKNSR is encoded by the coding sequence ATGGATTCTTGTGTTATCGTCTGGTTCCGGAATGACTTACGCGTGCACGACCACCGCCCGCTGTTACACGCTTCATCCCATGGGCTTCCAGTCCTCGGTGTTTACGTATTTGATCCAGGACAATATCAAAACCTCTCCTACGGATTTCCGAAGACGGGCAAACATCGTACTCAATTCATTCGGGAAAGTGTCGCAGATTTGCGACAGAACCTAAAGCAATTAGGTGTACCCCTTCTCGTAAGACATGGCTCACCTGAAGAAGTATTTACTTCGATATCGGAGAGCTTTACTATACAAGAGATCTTCCTCCATGAAGAAATCGGCAGTGAAGAACGCTCCATCGAGCGAAAGGTCCGTGAACGACTTCCGCACACCACCTTCACCATTGACCGCGGCCATAACCTGTATCCACCAGAAGACCTCCCATTCAACATCAGCGAACTTCCAGACACCTTTTCGCAGTTCCGCAAGGTGTTGGGAAAAAATGGTTTACCAGGTCTCACAGAAATATCCATACCATCATCAATCAGAGGCTCACACTTGCCGATGAATGTTCCTGAAGGGGACATCCCTACTTTGCAGGAGCTTGGTTTGGAGGAGTTGGATCGGCCGCCGCGTTATCCAGGGGGTTCGTCTAAAGCTAAGGACCGTCTGCTTCATTATATTTTCAAAGCAGACCGGCTGAAGGTGTACAAGGAGACGAGGAACGGGATGCTGAAGGAAGATGACTCCTCTAAATTCTCTCCCTACCTTGCGAACGGGTGCCTGTCCCCTAAGGTCGTCCTTGACCAGATTCGCACCTATGAAAGGAAACACGGAAAAAATGAGTCCACATACATGCTTTATTTTGAATTGTTATGGCGCGATTATTTCCATCTGGTGCATCGTAAATATGGCGATCGAATTTTTTACCCGGCAGGGATCAAAGGGGACCGGATCCCTTGGGATGACGACCAAGAACTTCTGCACTGCTGGATGGATGGGATGACAGGCTATCCTCTCGTCGACGCCGCCATGAGAGAATTGAAGCAAACAGGATTTATGTCCAACCGTGCCAGGCAGAATGTGGCAAGCTTTTTCACAAAAAACCTTGGACTGGATTGGCGCATTGGCGCCGCCTGGTTTGAATCACAACTGGTGGACTTTGATGTTGCCAGCAATTACGGAAACTGGCTTTATATCGCAGGCGTAGGTAACGATGCTGTACCCTTTCGAGCGTTCAATGTAGAAAAGCAGGCTCTCGATTATGATCCAGATGGGTCTTATTTGCGCTACTGGCTGCCTGAATTAAGGGACCTTCCCGCCCCGTGGATCCACCAGCCTAGAGAGATGGGGATGCTCGAGCAAGAGCAGTACGGGGTTAGGCTGGGAGAAGACTACCCGCTACCCGTTGTGGATTTGCATGAATCCATGAGAATAAGGAAACAAGTATTTGAACAAGCACAAAAAAACTCCCGTTAA
- a CDS encoding histidine phosphatase family protein: MDTLLVEKLQQGGYTLYVRHGEANVGTDQPDFSFEDCSTQRNLSTKGQNQAERFGNAIRRLNIPVATPVIASPFCRAKESAMLAFGAENTRINPFWYNVYKLNTPLLPYVQSAILTRLSGFLEQRPPKGANRFIIAHSFPKGVAFGPMPSMGAIVVKPYGKREGFSVAGHFTLDELEEFVKE; encoded by the coding sequence ATGGATACTCTCTTAGTGGAAAAGTTGCAACAAGGTGGCTACACGCTGTATGTCCGTCATGGAGAAGCGAATGTCGGAACGGACCAGCCCGATTTCTCATTCGAAGATTGTTCCACACAACGGAATCTTTCAACAAAAGGACAAAATCAGGCAGAACGATTTGGAAACGCGATCCGCAGGCTGAACATCCCTGTCGCAACCCCTGTGATTGCAAGTCCTTTTTGTCGCGCGAAAGAATCCGCCATGCTTGCATTCGGAGCTGAAAATACTCGCATCAATCCTTTCTGGTACAACGTTTATAAGCTGAATACACCCCTATTACCCTACGTGCAGTCTGCCATTCTGACACGTCTTTCTGGTTTTCTCGAACAGCGGCCACCCAAAGGAGCAAACCGGTTCATCATCGCCCATAGCTTTCCGAAAGGTGTTGCGTTTGGCCCCATGCCTAGTATGGGGGCCATAGTCGTGAAACCTTATGGAAAAAGGGAAGGATTTTCTGTTGCCGGTCACTTTACCCTTGATGAACTTGAAGAGTTTGTAAAGGAATAA
- a CDS encoding NUDIX hydrolase has protein sequence MDAKTIFETVKKHDPSVLGHEQFRKFAVLLPIIKKNNELHVVFEVRSHQLRRQPGEICFPGGKIDPEDPSAKQAAIRETEEELGVKPGQFTEVHPLDYLISPFGMIVYTFAGYLDVAEEELVRNPDEVREVFTVPLSFFMENGPRIHYVHFEAQPEANFPFDLIPGGEEYNWRTRQLEEYFYIYGDKVIWGMTARIVSHFVDILKK, from the coding sequence ATGGACGCAAAAACCATTTTTGAGACAGTGAAAAAACATGACCCCTCTGTTCTCGGTCACGAACAGTTCCGTAAGTTCGCTGTCCTTTTACCAATTATTAAAAAAAACAATGAGCTTCATGTCGTTTTCGAAGTGCGTTCTCATCAACTCAGAAGACAACCGGGTGAGATTTGTTTCCCAGGTGGAAAAATTGACCCTGAGGACCCTTCCGCAAAACAAGCCGCCATTCGGGAGACGGAAGAAGAATTAGGCGTCAAACCAGGGCAGTTCACAGAAGTCCATCCACTCGACTACCTGATTTCTCCCTTCGGCATGATCGTCTACACGTTTGCAGGATATTTGGATGTAGCCGAAGAAGAACTCGTCCGTAACCCCGATGAGGTCCGCGAAGTGTTTACAGTGCCGCTATCCTTTTTCATGGAAAATGGACCTCGCATCCACTACGTCCACTTTGAAGCTCAGCCGGAAGCGAATTTCCCCTTTGATTTAATTCCAGGGGGGGAAGAATACAACTGGCGGACGCGTCAGCTTGAGGAATACTTCTATATTTATGGAGATAAAGTAATCTGGGGGATGACAGCAAGGATCGTTTCCCATTTTGTGGATATCCTGAAAAAATAA
- a CDS encoding branched-chain amino acid aminotransferase: protein MSVNIVEATHKKAKPESEKIPFGRTFTDHMFVMDYEEDKGWHEPRIVPYEPLTLDPAAMIFHYGQTVFEGLKAYRTDDGRVLLFRPEKNFERLNLSSDRLSIPPVDEQEVLGYLKELVQLEKDWVPSFEGTSLYIRPFIIATEPSLAVAPSKSYKLMIILSPVGPYFSGGIKPVTINVEDKFTRAVKGGTGMAKTAGNYSSGYQAQAKAVEEGNNDVLWLDGVEKRYIEEVGSMNIFFKIDGEIVTPALSGSILQGITRTSILELLRKWEVPVTERRISIDELYQAYEDGKLEEAFGTGTAAVISPVGELNWLGKKMVINDHEIGALSQELYDTITGIQRGRKEDRYGWTVEV from the coding sequence ATGTCAGTGAACATCGTCGAAGCAACCCATAAAAAAGCCAAACCAGAAAGTGAAAAGATTCCTTTTGGACGCACTTTCACGGATCATATGTTTGTGATGGATTATGAAGAGGATAAAGGATGGCACGAACCGCGGATCGTTCCTTATGAACCGCTGACGCTCGATCCGGCTGCGATGATTTTTCATTATGGACAAACCGTTTTTGAAGGATTGAAAGCATACCGCACGGATGATGGACGCGTACTTCTTTTCCGTCCCGAAAAAAACTTCGAGCGACTAAACTTGTCGAGTGACCGATTGAGCATACCGCCGGTCGATGAACAAGAAGTGCTCGGTTACTTGAAAGAATTGGTCCAACTTGAAAAAGACTGGGTGCCTTCTTTTGAAGGAACGTCGCTGTACATACGACCATTTATTATTGCGACAGAACCGAGCCTTGCGGTGGCTCCGTCCAAATCATATAAACTGATGATTATCTTATCACCAGTCGGGCCCTATTTTTCAGGCGGCATCAAACCGGTAACGATAAACGTAGAAGACAAATTTACTCGTGCTGTCAAAGGTGGAACAGGCATGGCGAAAACCGCCGGCAACTACTCTTCCGGATATCAGGCTCAAGCGAAAGCCGTAGAAGAAGGAAACAACGATGTCCTATGGCTCGATGGCGTAGAAAAACGCTACATCGAAGAAGTCGGAAGCATGAATATCTTTTTCAAAATCGATGGAGAAATCGTGACTCCAGCCTTGAGTGGAAGCATTCTGCAGGGGATTACACGTACATCAATCCTTGAGCTTCTACGTAAATGGGAGGTTCCTGTAACCGAGCGCCGGATTTCGATTGATGAACTGTACCAGGCCTATGAAGACGGGAAGCTCGAGGAGGCCTTCGGAACCGGTACCGCCGCCGTCATTTCGCCTGTTGGTGAATTAAACTGGCTCGGCAAGAAGATGGTCATCAACGACCATGAAATCGGTGCTTTATCTCAAGAGCTTTATGATACGATTACGGGGATTCAACGGGGAAGAAAAGAAGATCGCTATGGTTGGACAGTGGAAGTATAG
- a CDS encoding sigma factor-like helix-turn-helix DNA-binding protein has translation MELNRRNSEGRTGLKGIEKDYDKLLRYCLFLTRDGWDGRDLAQESVARAFEHYDAGEIRPALLKKIAYHVWMDQKRMEKKTPLMERAADDFVKNEEGVDETLIQFLIEKLTVKQMFAFILKEAFHYKIAEVAELLHMKETGVKALLKRSRDNLHRCAEVDRLHIMRTRSEDDLLYQTLIRTLTIQDPTVLIEKIPVLLKPASRNQLPDSPLNDLSLAA, from the coding sequence GTGGAACTGAATAGAAGGAATTCCGAGGGCAGGACTGGTCTTAAGGGGATAGAGAAGGACTATGATAAACTTTTACGTTATTGCCTTTTCTTAACGCGCGATGGATGGGACGGAAGAGACCTTGCCCAGGAGTCGGTGGCAAGGGCGTTTGAGCACTATGATGCTGGTGAGATCAGACCGGCTCTTCTCAAAAAGATTGCCTACCATGTGTGGATGGATCAAAAACGCATGGAGAAAAAGACCCCTTTGATGGAGAGAGCGGCTGATGACTTTGTAAAAAATGAAGAGGGTGTCGATGAAACATTAATTCAATTTCTTATAGAAAAATTGACGGTGAAGCAGATGTTTGCATTTATTTTGAAGGAAGCTTTTCATTATAAAATTGCAGAGGTTGCAGAACTGCTTCATATGAAGGAAACAGGAGTCAAGGCGTTATTGAAGCGTTCGCGGGACAATCTGCACAGGTGTGCAGAAGTGGATAGGCTTCATATCATGCGTACCCGCTCAGAGGACGATCTTCTTTACCAAACATTGATCAGAACGCTAACTATACAGGATCCAACGGTATTGATTGAGAAAATTCCTGTCCTCCTCAAACCGGCTTCCAGAAATCAGCTCCCAGATTCACCTTTAAACGATCTCTCCTTAGCAGCATAA
- the clpP gene encoding ATP-dependent Clp endopeptidase proteolytic subunit ClpP, producing MNTIPYVIEQTSRGERSYDIYSRLLKDRIVMVSEEINDHMANSIVAQLLYLAADDPEKDISLYINSPGGSTTAGFSILDTMQYIQPEVRTICTGMAASFGAMLLLAGTKGKRYALPNSEIMIHQPLGGARGQAADIEISAKRIIKLRQHINEIIAERTGQPVEKVAEDTDRDYFMSAEEAKEYGIIDEIVHKK from the coding sequence ATGAATACGATTCCTTATGTCATTGAACAGACAAGCAGAGGGGAGAGGTCTTACGATATCTACTCCAGGCTTTTGAAAGACCGGATCGTTATGGTAAGTGAAGAAATCAATGATCACATGGCCAACAGTATTGTTGCCCAACTTTTATACCTTGCAGCGGATGATCCGGAAAAAGACATCTCCTTGTATATCAACAGTCCAGGAGGGTCGACGACGGCAGGGTTTTCCATTCTGGATACGATGCAGTATATCCAGCCTGAAGTTAGAACGATCTGTACGGGAATGGCCGCTTCTTTTGGAGCCATGCTTTTGTTGGCAGGGACAAAAGGGAAGCGGTATGCATTACCGAATAGTGAAATCATGATTCACCAGCCGCTTGGAGGAGCTCGCGGTCAGGCGGCTGACATAGAGATTTCAGCGAAACGAATCATCAAACTGAGGCAGCACATCAATGAAATCATCGCCGAACGGACCGGACAGCCGGTAGAAAAGGTGGCAGAAGATACCGATCGTGATTATTTTATGAGTGCGGAAGAAGCAAAGGAATACGGAATCATCGATGAGATTGTTCACAAAAAATGA
- the dapA gene encoding 4-hydroxy-tetrahydrodipicolinate synthase, whose protein sequence is MNFGQVLTAMVTPFDSEENIDLDATRALVNHLIENGSDGLVIAGTTGESPTLTTEEKVELFKFVVEEVDGRVPVIAGTGSNNTRASIRLTEKAEEVGVDAVMLVSPYYNKPTQEGLYQHFSTIAKSTSLPVMLYNIPGRSVINMEPATVIRLSQIKNIVSIKEASGDLDAATEIIRETSDDFSVYSGEDSNTLPFVSIGGTGIVSVSSHVIGNEMQQMIQSFREGDFAYAARLHQKLVPVMHAIFSAPSPSPVKAALNAKGVEVGGVRLPLLPLSEEEEKQVLGELEKVQPKEAVKAS, encoded by the coding sequence ATGAATTTCGGCCAAGTATTAACAGCGATGGTGACCCCTTTTGACAGTGAAGAAAACATTGATTTGGATGCAACACGAGCGCTAGTCAACCACTTGATTGAGAACGGTTCGGATGGCCTTGTCATTGCAGGCACGACCGGTGAATCACCGACATTGACCACAGAAGAGAAAGTAGAACTCTTCAAGTTCGTTGTCGAAGAAGTGGACGGAAGAGTTCCTGTTATCGCAGGTACCGGATCCAACAACACGAGAGCGTCTATCCGGTTGACTGAAAAAGCGGAGGAAGTCGGCGTCGACGCCGTCATGCTCGTGTCCCCTTATTACAATAAACCAACTCAAGAAGGCCTTTACCAGCACTTCTCTACGATTGCCAAATCTACATCGCTTCCCGTGATGCTTTACAACATTCCAGGCAGAAGCGTCATCAATATGGAGCCAGCTACAGTCATTCGCTTATCTCAAATCAAAAATATCGTTTCCATCAAGGAAGCAAGCGGCGATCTTGATGCGGCGACGGAAATCATCCGTGAAACGTCCGATGATTTTTCTGTATATAGTGGTGAGGACTCCAATACACTTCCATTCGTATCGATCGGAGGTACAGGAATTGTCTCCGTATCCTCCCATGTGATCGGAAATGAAATGCAGCAGATGATCCAGAGTTTCCGGGAAGGCGATTTTGCGTATGCCGCCCGCCTTCACCAGAAGCTTGTTCCTGTTATGCATGCCATCTTCTCTGCACCAAGCCCGTCCCCTGTGAAAGCGGCTCTGAATGCTAAAGGTGTGGAGGTCGGTGGAGTCCGTCTTCCCCTTCTGCCGCTTTCAGAAGAAGAAGAAAAGCAGGTGCTCGGCGAACTTGAAAAAGTACAACCGAAAGAAGCGGTCAAAGCTTCATAA
- a CDS encoding MFS transporter: MAVNEIALQQSETEPKEIPSIFKNRNFLLLWGAALLSSFGISFFLFSQSWYVVNVLGLEASLGILYIAVSIPRVLFMIISGTVADRFDKAKIMFLSDFIRGLLLIGLVVWFMFGGITLWTFVTFAFFFGILDAFFWAAESAVIPSIIHKDNLTRGNSIIQMTNQTSFILAPMLAGVIIAFGNYEIVFATTAIMLVVASGLIFCMRVPKVKEESDEQKKFWDDFKEGLLYVKNSRVISLVVLTTIFMNLFLVGPLTMGLPLFVKTILEGTAMDFSFLEAGLAVGMLLGSIVVGVLNVKKNRGKIGILALVIGGMAFTGLSFTTELWMSILCLGIFGFALSGSNIPFIAAIQSLIEEKMLGRVMGLISLASMGLIPVSYALTSGVLAFGVSIHHIMAVGAILVTMYSVFIFFRFKELREIE; the protein is encoded by the coding sequence ATGGCAGTCAATGAAATAGCGTTGCAACAGTCAGAAACAGAACCGAAAGAGATCCCATCCATATTCAAGAATCGAAACTTTTTGCTGCTTTGGGGAGCGGCACTCTTATCAAGCTTTGGCATTTCCTTTTTCCTTTTCTCACAAAGCTGGTACGTCGTTAATGTCTTAGGCTTAGAGGCTTCTCTTGGAATTCTTTATATCGCCGTCAGTATCCCGAGGGTACTTTTTATGATTATCAGTGGAACGGTTGCTGACCGCTTTGATAAAGCGAAAATCATGTTTTTGTCTGATTTTATCCGGGGACTGCTCCTTATCGGTCTTGTCGTTTGGTTTATGTTTGGTGGGATTACGTTATGGACATTTGTGACGTTCGCCTTTTTCTTCGGTATTCTGGATGCCTTTTTCTGGGCGGCGGAAAGTGCCGTCATTCCTTCGATTATTCATAAAGATAATCTTACGAGAGGCAATTCGATTATCCAGATGACCAACCAGACATCGTTCATACTCGCTCCTATGCTTGCCGGGGTCATCATTGCGTTTGGAAACTATGAAATTGTGTTTGCCACAACTGCAATTATGCTCGTTGTGGCGAGTGGTTTAATTTTCTGTATGCGTGTACCAAAAGTGAAAGAAGAGTCAGACGAACAAAAAAAGTTTTGGGATGATTTTAAGGAAGGATTGCTTTATGTAAAAAACTCCCGTGTCATTTCGCTGGTCGTGTTGACGACGATCTTTATGAATCTCTTCTTAGTCGGACCTTTGACAATGGGGCTTCCGTTATTTGTGAAGACTATTTTAGAGGGGACGGCCATGGATTTCAGTTTTCTTGAAGCAGGTTTGGCTGTGGGGATGCTGCTTGGTTCAATTGTGGTGGGTGTGTTGAACGTGAAAAAGAATCGAGGGAAGATTGGTATTCTGGCACTGGTCATTGGTGGGATGGCGTTTACAGGACTCAGCTTCACAACAGAACTTTGGATGAGTATTCTATGCCTTGGGATCTTCGGATTCGCCTTATCAGGTTCTAATATCCCATTCATTGCCGCAATTCAGAGCTTGATTGAAGAGAAGATGCTTGGGCGTGTGATGGGACTCATTTCGCTAGCTTCGATGGGACTGATTCCCGTCAGCTATGCCTTAACATCTGGAGTTTTAGCTTTTGGAGTATCCATCCATCATATTATGGCGGTCGGTGCGATTTTAGTAACTATGTATTCTGTGTTTATTTTCTTTAGGTTTAAAGAACTGAGAGAGATTGAATAA
- a CDS encoding methyl-accepting chemotaxis protein, producing MYAGEHGKGFAVVADEVRKLAEQVTNSVGDITEIVEGIQKETGSVVSSLEAGNQEVDQGSMQMKETGAMFEGIKGSVSEMVAKILSISTHLKEIAENSLQMNHSIEEIASITEESAAGVEQDAASAQQSNSSMEEVYRTAEDLNNLAEQLNEQVRRFKL from the coding sequence ATATACGCCGGTGAGCATGGCAAAGGTTTTGCTGTCGTTGCAGATGAAGTAAGGAAGCTCGCCGAACAAGTCACAAATTCCGTAGGTGATATTACAGAAATAGTGGAAGGCATTCAAAAAGAAACCGGGAGTGTTGTCAGCTCTCTTGAAGCGGGGAATCAAGAAGTGGATCAAGGTTCCATGCAGATGAAAGAGACGGGCGCAATGTTTGAGGGAATTAAGGGTTCCGTTTCAGAAATGGTCGCCAAAATCCTGAGCATCTCTACGCACTTGAAAGAGATTGCAGAAAACAGCCTGCAGATGAACCACTCCATTGAAGAAATTGCTTCGATCACAGAAGAGTCTGCTGCAGGTGTTGAACAGGATGCTGCCTCTGCTCAACAGTCGAACAGTTCTATGGAGGAAGTTTACAGAACAGCTGAAGACTTAAATAACCTTGCTGAACAATTAAATGAACAAGTCCGCCGATTTAAGCTGTAA
- a CDS encoding response regulator transcription factor, with translation MIRIVIAEDQRMLLGALGALLDLEDGMEVVGQAQNGEEACELVKKLKPDVCIMDIEMPVKDGLDAAEELYEEPCKVIILTTFARPGYFDRARRAGVSGYLLKDSPSEELATAIRKITNGQRIFDPELVDLAFTQQNPLTEREREVIQLMADGKNTKDISQELFITPGTVRNYISVILEKLEVSNRIEAISRFKEKGWYKKSR, from the coding sequence ATGATTCGGATTGTCATTGCCGAAGATCAGCGCATGCTGCTAGGCGCACTGGGTGCTCTTCTCGATTTAGAGGACGGCATGGAAGTTGTGGGCCAGGCTCAAAATGGTGAAGAAGCTTGTGAACTTGTAAAAAAATTAAAACCCGATGTTTGCATCATGGATATTGAGATGCCTGTGAAGGATGGACTGGATGCCGCTGAAGAATTATATGAAGAGCCTTGCAAAGTGATCATTTTGACAACCTTCGCCCGGCCCGGATATTTCGACCGCGCCCGGCGTGCGGGTGTCAGTGGTTATTTGTTGAAAGACAGCCCGAGTGAAGAACTCGCCACCGCCATTCGGAAAATCACCAACGGGCAGCGTATCTTTGACCCAGAACTCGTCGACCTGGCATTCACACAGCAAAACCCCTTAACAGAACGTGAGCGCGAGGTCATCCAACTGATGGCTGACGGAAAAAACACCAAAGACATTTCCCAAGAACTGTTCATCACTCCAGGGACCGTTCGTAACTATATTTCTGTCATTTTAGAAAAATTAGAGGTCAGCAACCGCATCGAAGCCATTTCTAGATTTAAAGAAAAAGGCTGGTACAAAAAATCCCGCTAA
- a CDS encoding sensor histidine kinase — MQNWYQIIPKNTGLSIYVWIIFCLLPFFFIFRSSSIYEMLFGILMTLIFFLAYRLSFISNSRFVYLWVSVEMVISIVMTALFGYIYFALFIAYFIGNIKHLGGFLALYIVHLTTTLIAITTTFIYQIDSLFPNLPFIIVTVIGVILLPFTVRYRNQQQKLEGELEDANERISQLMVIEERERIARDLHDTLGQKLSMIGLKSDLARKLMTVQPEKASKEVEDIRNTARTALKEVREMVSNMKGTKLEDEIVRVQQIIEAAEMNFQFEGDPHVTNTPLLVENVLSMCLKEAATNIVKHSEATTCCVTIEQFPTEILIGVEDDGKGLPTSLDPFRGNGLQGMRERLEFVNGKLEIESKNGTTLRFHVPNVIKNKEKEE, encoded by the coding sequence ATGCAGAACTGGTATCAAATTATTCCGAAAAATACAGGACTCAGCATTTACGTCTGGATCATTTTTTGTTTGTTGCCCTTTTTCTTCATTTTCCGTTCTTCATCCATATACGAAATGCTGTTCGGCATTCTAATGACGCTGATCTTCTTCCTCGCGTACCGGTTGTCGTTCATATCCAACAGCCGATTCGTCTATTTATGGGTCAGTGTGGAGATGGTCATCAGTATCGTCATGACGGCTCTGTTCGGATACATTTATTTCGCTCTTTTCATCGCTTATTTTATTGGTAACATCAAACACCTTGGCGGCTTTTTAGCTCTATATATCGTCCATTTGACGACGACGTTAATTGCAATTACGACGACATTCATTTATCAAATTGATTCTCTTTTTCCGAACCTCCCTTTCATCATCGTTACCGTGATCGGGGTCATTCTCCTTCCATTTACTGTCCGCTACCGGAACCAACAACAAAAACTCGAAGGGGAATTGGAAGATGCGAATGAACGAATTTCACAGCTGATGGTCATTGAAGAGCGTGAAAGGATTGCGCGTGACCTCCATGATACGCTTGGACAAAAGCTTTCAATGATCGGTTTGAAAAGTGATCTCGCCCGCAAGTTAATGACGGTTCAACCGGAAAAGGCCAGTAAAGAAGTGGAGGATATCCGTAACACAGCCCGGACGGCTTTGAAGGAAGTCAGGGAGATGGTATCGAATATGAAAGGGACGAAGCTTGAAGATGAAATTGTCCGCGTCCAGCAGATTATCGAAGCGGCAGAAATGAACTTTCAATTCGAAGGAGACCCGCACGTCACCAATACTCCCCTGCTTGTTGAAAATGTGCTCAGCATGTGCTTAAAAGAAGCGGCAACGAATATTGTGAAACACAGTGAAGCAACCACCTGCTGTGTGACGATCGAACAATTCCCGACTGAAATTCTCATCGGTGTTGAAGATGATGGGAAAGGCCTCCCCACCTCATTGGATCCTTTTCGCGGAAATGGATTACAAGGCATGCGTGAGCGCCTCGAATTTGTGAACGGAAAGCTTGAAATCGAATCAAAAAATGGAACGACACTACGATTCCACGTTCCGAACGTCATTAAAAACAAAGAAAAGGAGGAATGA